Within the Dermacentor silvarum isolate Dsil-2018 chromosome 8, BIME_Dsil_1.4, whole genome shotgun sequence genome, the region GTTCCACCGGTTGTCGCATATAGTTCTTAGCCGGTAGATCCTATATTCGCAACGCACTGTGTTTCAGCTCCTGTATCCTGTGGACGGCCTCTATGAGCGCTGGTGTATCACTTCCAAAATTTCCGTTGGTGTTTTGTCTATACTAAATTCTATTTTAATGAAAATAGCTCTTCTTGGATCTTTCAGGCCATTTTCGTGGTCGGTGGTTAACGGTCGCAGGTAGGAACAAACGGGCGCCAACGCAAAGCGCACACACCCTGGCGTTGCGAGGCTCACTCATTGCCGAACGCAAACTTTCATAGCTATTTGAGATGCACGTGATGTTCACCTGTACTACCGCTAGAGATGTGCTGGGTAACACTTCTGTTCTCTTCCGAAATTACTACAATAAACGTTACCTTAATATTCTCTCAGCATCAATATATGTCGTCGTACGCAGCCTTACGTTATTAAAACGAACAGCTTTAGCAAGCGTTCGGCTATTGGCTTACATTGACATTCACAGTCAATTGTTCCTTCAAAACTTGTTTGTGAGATTCCCGTTTATATTGTCAAGCTAACTATGCCATTTTTCCAGCTTCGTATAGTAAAGATATACTTGAGGCCGTGTAATCTCACCTTAACCGAAACAAGAACAGCGAGGCCGAGGTTGCGGAGAAGGAGACTGGTGCTTTTCCATACGTCGATGAGCGTCTTGGTGTCGCGCTGGAAAGGCCACCCACGCAGACCCAGATCGCCCATGAAGTCCACGAGAGCGGTTTTGTGGCTCTCGGTGAAAGGCTTGTGCACGCATGCACTGATGAGGGACTGAACCTTGATGAGCCTGTTGTTTGCCCTGTTCTGCGATGTCATCGCGTTGTAGATGTCCTCTTCGACCTTCTGAACGAGCAGCGAGTCGACCGACGAGCCCACCTCGGGGTGCAGGTTCTTCCAGTGGTTGCAGACGAAGCTGTAGAAATCGTCGCACGGTGACACACTCCAATCCAGGTAGCTGGTGAGGTACACCGATTCTCTCTCACACACCTTGGTCTCGCAAAAGCGCCTGTTCGGGCCTCCCAACGTCACAACGGCGCGAGTGCGACGCTTCGCTGTCGTCACGATAGCACGCCGAGCGGTCCTACGCGCAACCTTCCTGGTGCTCACCGCCTTGGAATCTTCGTTGCCACTGCGGCTTGCAGTCGCCTGAGCCGGGATCCCCTTCGTGCTCGAAGGGACAACGTTACGCGCTTGTGTTTCGCGTGGAGCTGTGGCCACTGGATTCGCTGTGCTCGCATTCTGACCGTTCCCACCGGAATTGTAGATTCTCTTGCCCTCCCATACGGCGATCTTCTTACGGCGTCGCGGCTTCTCTGTCGACGGCTTGCTCGTCTCCTCGTCGCCGAACACGGGCGGAGCCATGTGCTCTTCCAAGCCAGCGCCTCCACTGTGTGCGTTCTTTAGGAACACGTTGGACGGACGCTGGGCTGCAGCAGCGGCGGCCTCGTCAGCAGGTGTGGTTTTCTTTTTCCTCGCCGGGACGTTCCCGGCCGCGTGGAACACGACAGGCTCTTCGCCACCTTCGTACGAGCCGATGTCTCTTCCTTCAGTGGAAGACCTGTGCGACAACTCCGAGGACGAGTAGAAGAAAGCGGCCAGTCCAAACGCCACCGCAACTGCGAACGTGCTGCCGACGAAGAGAAACACAGCGGCGAAGGAATGCCTTCGACCGGACGTCGACGACTTCCCCTTCGCGGAGTCGCCGCCGTAGTGACTGCCGGGGTCGCTCTCCAGTTCGCTTCCCCCGACGCTGTCGAAACCGGACTCCGGATAGCTGCCCACGATGGTGTCGGCGACGCTGTCACTCTTCTGCGCCGCCATTTCACTGTCTTCCCAGTCGGCAGCAGTAGTGTTGCGGCTGACATCTTCCTCGTCCGCATAGCGGGGTGTCGTACCGGCGTCCGAAGACGTTTGCGCCGAGAACTCGCCCGTGACGACGCTCTGGGCAGCGCCGCCGGATCCGTACTGAGTTGGCGTCCCATAGGCATAGCCGGCGCCGCTGGCGTACGGCCAAAAGGGCGTCCTTCCTTCGCCACCGCCGATGATGTTTCGGATGTACTCGAGCTTGTGCGCCTTCGTCACCAAGTTGGAGGAGTCGTCGCGCGACACGCCTTCTTCGGTGGTCGACGAGCGTCGCGAGACGCGCCGGTGTCGTTCGcggcgttgctgctgctgcggcggtgGCGTGGAGGgcgtacggctcgagtggctTGCCTCGGAGCTCGTCGTGACCTCGGCAGGCGGCGCGGGATTGTGCCGGCTGTAGTCATTTCGGACCCACCTGAGCATCGGAGCGAGCTAGGCTCGCCACGGGGCCGAGACGAGCCCGCGGCACTGCTCCGGGCGCCTTTTTGGGTGATAAAGAAGGTGGCACTCACGGCGGCGCTTGCATGGTCGCAAGGCGAGCACACTCCCCCTcctcttccttctcttcttttcaCTGCCCTTTTGCTACGTCTCGGATGATAATGTTTGTGACATTCGGCACTTAGTGGCTTGCGTGCCTATTGCAATCGTTCGTCGAGTAATCTGTAATCTGAATTGTTCTTTTCTATGTGCAATTTGAAGACCTCCCCCCTACCTCCTTCAATAAGAAACAGATACAAACCTGAGGTGCCTATTTTCGGCCAGATTTTTCTTATTGGTGGTGCTGTAATAATTAATATTAATGTTTTCTTAATTTTCATCATGATATACTCGCCAAgtgctgctgatttttttttcttttattgccatagcgattatatggacactccaggcgcatttctgctgtcgccgtaatgttccgtgtaaagtccaagtgcgataacatcgcggccccGTGCCACATCCTGTaggtgcgagagaaagcgtgcaAAGGTAAGCAGAGAAGAATtgaagcggggaggaagcacgctGTCTTCCAGCTTCCGATCATTCTccggttttgcgagctttcagatcgttagtgccccctcacttagctttgataagattggtgtgggtaccagggcataagggcccatttctaaacgaaatggcagattcgttggtgaaagcgtccctgaatggcccggtagtTCATATTCTACcaatttcagctttcatcatagcggctagatttcggagaaaaattatgctgcgtgaatttcaagCCCCTTCTTTAAAAACTCCTcggattttcagcacttgtcgcattattggaacagcaaactctgtcaaacgcgatcacttgaagtcgcaatcactagcctacgctgcagaattccatttttaaatttttacctacacagagctggtctggttccctcacttaactgtccctattgtggacaacatgaaacattagatcattttctcattgtctgtcaaagatattctgaattgcgaaaaagaaccctAGAAACACCGTtacgccttcttagattagaattaaatgttcaaaattcaCTATCATTAGgagcctctacccttgggcacagcgacaggaaggttgtcgatgccatccagaattacattacagggtcagaaagatttagatgacaaaatcagggcttagggtaccgaaatatttttacaaatttgatgactagctgtctacttctttttttttttagtcatcatttattcctttattctattcaagtcattgatatattctaattattcattctcagatgcgtatatattcccacatttatgtttgcattattttatacatctcctttctcattcttatttcaaactacccggttcttggccaatccccagagtgggtatgtgccagtaactccaaggaaCTCAGTAACCTCTACCTCTGCCACCAGGCGCAAGGCagcagggagggaggggcgggGGGGCAGCGGCATGTCTTTACCCCCCGgcggcggctacgtatggcgcagCCGCGCGGGCCCTGTGTTGAcagtgatctgcgatgggtacaggTGTGCCGAGGTGTACAGGTGTGTCTAGGTGTGCCGAGAGCTGAAGCCTTCGCGTGCcgtgtgttctcgccgcttagttcgcgttaaagcaagaggcagcacgaatggcaattcgttcgctgctgcggtCGCTCCgccttacgccagcgttttgacagcgactgtcTGCGGTCATGGAGTGAAGTTCAtttttgcctgtgcgcgcgtagCACCAAGCTTGTCAGTTCAGTTAGGAAGCGGATGTTTACAACTTTGTACGGCTGATAACACTACTGTGCTTATTTGGTGTCGctatctaataatttgctatcgcattggATGCTTCACTTTTCGAGCGAAACtacgttttttttcgtttttttttgttttttgttttttactcgATACCTGTTATGAACTAGTAAACTTATTTTGCCTTTTTGTGTGGTATTCCATTCTGTCATTCTTTcgcacccgattcttggccatcTCCCTTGTTGGTTTGTGCCACTGATACATATGGTTCTAGGTACATCCAAATATATTTACGGCAACGCCTGAAACGCCTTCTTGAACACATTTTCTGTGGTACCATCGGCGCAGAGACCGGTCTGAGTGACGCTGAACTAGGTGCCTCACATTTTCGGCCTCCTTGTTACCACTAAGCTCATGGGGCATTGAATTGACGGTGGATGTTGTCTGCAGTGTCACTCTCGCCTACGCATCGGCAATGTCTCGGGTTCTAACTCCGTCCTTtgtccagtcttcagtggcaatTTCGACGAACGATTGTCATGTTGGGGAAGACGCTGGCAGCTTAGCATGCCCAGTGGTGTTCATGCTGTCTTTAGCATGAAAACCACCGAGTGCTCATGCTAGCATGAACAGCATGACACCACCGGGTGTCATGTTGTTCATGCTGTCCGTGTGGAATCCTTCCTTTCCATGTGCCGTTCCATGTGAATCCTTCCTTTCCGTGGTATAAATGGATGGGTTTTGGCAAAGCGAATGGGCACTTCTGAGTGTCTCGATGGTCCGAATCTAACAGCTCAGTAAATTTTACGCCACGTACGGGTCATTCCAGTCTATCTGCTGTCCGAACAATAACAAACTTTATTACATAATGCTCCAATGCGTGGCTAGCCCGTGAAAAGAGTGTATTTTAAAGCGGAGCACAGCAACATTAGATTGTTTCCGTGTGTACTGcgcacatttttacagcgaagctgtatacctctactaGCCAAGAAAATTTGGTGTCGTTGGTGTaagcaaaaaactatcatcatcagcattggctcgagaaTCGTCGTCTTCTACCGCACTCGTTAACAGTTCGGACACTTGCGGCGCTCTTTTCAGTAATACGCAAGCTAAGGGTTCCATCAGTAATCCAGAAACAATAATCTGCTGTGTGTTTCCCTTCTAATCGTATTCTAGAAAGAGCGAAGCCCCGCGCTCGATGTCAGAAGGTAGCCTACTGGTTCCCCGCTCCGAAATGCCTCGGCGGGACGTGTAGCTACCGCTGCCTTTTACGGGAGTGCTGGGCTACTCAGAGGAGTGGCTGCTGAACATGCCATAGGCAGTTTCTCTGTTACCAAGAAACGTAGCTCGTGAGCGATAACTCATGCGAAAGCATTCAACAGGAGGACTAGCGGTGCTCGGCAAATTGGATATATCGCGGCAAAACCCTCTGCCAAAGCGCTCGGGACGTACTTACTCAGGCTCACTCGTGGGCGCGCCCCGCGAGAGCAAGAGTGCTGCCGCTGTAGATCAAGGAGGTTATATGCTAGAACTTCTGGTCTCGCAGGCTCTGCAGCCACCTACGAGAGCGTGTGAAGCCGCTCGCTGCCATTTTCGTTgagacagtaaaaaaaaaggacgacCCCAGCATGGGTGGGCAGCCCACTACACATGGCACACGAGGGCGCTTGTCGCTACGCGATAAAAAATGCAAAGAAATGCCTTTGAAGAGATGCATCTCTTCGCAGTTCAGTCTcgttatcgaaaaaaaaaacttggaggatgctgaagcttcgccattaagagtggagcgcgatatcattcaaagaaccccggctgcttctcacgcttcccggcaactacagtttatgtaaccgtaatgtttactgggaaacgctggcggcgaatgctgtgcacgaaggcgagctttctggtagaaacgcggcttcttgcgtgggcggatcccggaggtagtgcacagcggcgctaaaaaattacatcattttcaggtttctgttaagttttcgcacttttgatatttcagtctgagaagacttaACATGCAAGACATGCGCTGTCGTGCTTTGTTTCGTGATATTTGTCTGTGGCCTGTCAATCTCAAAATTCGAGtaataactttgtcaagattgTAGGACAAGGTAtcgagcaactttagtgatagaatggtgtggcaatataatccGCATCTATCgtatgtcatatagcaaggcgtggcatacacATATACCTAAATGACTCTTTTCGCGGctatcctgtgggcgctgccatgttggatcacgtggtgacgcgtccattgcttgcctcacctgcctccgtcgcctccgtgtttacaatggatgtgtatgacgccggtgcgcgGCTTAACAAATCTCTGTTTCGgaagatatcatagacggtgactgggtggacgacacgaagctttggccacagcttcagagaacatgcaaaagcgctttagAGCTGGTTAAACTATGtctaaacggcgcgagcagcgtatatggtgcttgttctaatattggggctaaatatgtattccataAGGTATCCAAACTTCCTCTCATCAATTGAATCAGCATTAGCATGTTTTGCTCTTCATTATTTATTTGgcaatattttgaagcagcggcttgtcatgtttctgactcagtaaggtttctcggtgcggtcactatgtGTATATTACcggcctaatcgctcgcgggtgggctcagtgccgttagatttgttcttgctcgAAActtagctgttctgtacattataatacctcgtagcaaagacgtattatcgctagtaactcgcttacttttgtggatcgtcacgaaacattcagcttcgaccattcgtccGCTATCGGTGTAGtgccgtcatttattgtgcgtatgtAGTGCGcgtatattcaagtgtgcgcccattcattcattctttacacgttggcgaaatggtgggcgtaagtttccgtgtcAGTTGgcgtagatgtgtgtagatactgtgcgcgaaactacTAATATgtcaggaagcagcgctactccctttatcattgtttaacgaacggtactcactcttgctgacgcACCGGGGCTgcagccctttctttgaaggttagcgataaaACGCTGGTGGATTaggaaatttctgtatcctcgaagaaagccgtacatctcaaagtgccggaaacacgtacggatcgttgcagcagcggtgcgctaacttggccacacatattcatcaCATCCACATTATTGAaaccagcatgattggagcacagtgcgttagctaAAACTCAGttccatttccgacagctgatcgcacagaagccaggtagaagcggtaatggtttcgtattcccgcgcggtcgctgaggcgaccTACGTCGCGTCGCAGAATGCGCCAGCTCGTTTCTccagaacaaactgctccgtaAAAAAGGTCAATATACGGAAATTTTCTTTAACGGTCAACGCCGCCGatgccaacaccggattttctgcgacacgagccCTTAACGCACTGTCGCTTAAAAGAACTTTTTTCCTACGTTCATTCATAGCGGCGGGACACCAGTTGCCCTTCTCATTTAGGGCAACGTGCGAACCGTAATGTAATGCAATGTCTGTAAAAGCTAGGCTCGTGTAAGGTGACTGCATAATTAATATTGGCTGCTCAACACACCCGTTGACGTGAGCATTTTTGAGCCACCTTGTATAACGATCGAATGCACTCCTCGACCGCCAACAATCGGCAATAGGATACGAGCGCCGGTTtccccttttttattattttctttctcataccTTTCATCAACAATATGACAGTGTCGTACGTACAGTGTTTAGCGATTGAAACACGATACTCGGACACCATGGCGGCCGGCCCTTTCTTGCGCTACTTGTGGGCGCTGGTGACACTGAGATGGTGCATTTTTATGTCACATGATAGCGAGAATCCTTTTGCTACATCGTAACTGCATCCGGCCCCCTCAGCGATCAGCCAGCGATCACTGGTGGCGCAAGAAGCGCCGGCCGCCATGCCGTATGAGTaccgcgtttcaatcgctgagcactgtacatacgCATAAAACGGTAAGCTCTACTACATTTTTCTGTACCTGCGTAAGGTAATCCCAAAAAAACCTTCACGCCACTGAACACTCCATATGAAGTGTTCCATATGAAGTGTTCCATATTAAGTGCTCCATATGAAGTGCTACATGTACAGAACTGCTTGCCTAGAGATGAACGATGGCTACAGGGAGTCGCGAGCGCGAATCTCCTAGAAGATATAATTTCTGCACTCGTTAGGCTATATGTATGATAGGAAGCTGCTGTCGGTATAGAAACCGACAGCAGCTTGCGCGCCCGGTATTATTCTTGCAATGATGGCGATTGCAACGATATAAAAGTGAATTTAAGATTTTAGTTCGCAGCTGCATGCCAGTTACTTGGGGCGTTATATGTATTCGCCGGTGCCAGGTATACTATCAGAAGGATTCCATTTGTGCCGCTTATAGCACTTATGGAATGTAACACTCCTCCCTGTTGGAAGTTGCGAATAGGAATTCCATAGCGAGAAATAGATGCAGCCCAATTTTAAAGGACACCACGTTACGCGCTTCCACTGCAGATGCACTCACGACAGATGCGCTCACACATACTCACACAGGCACACAATAACGTGAAGGGGAGCACAAGCATAAAACCACCTTCGCCAATTCAATGGTGCAGTAAAGGCGTTCGAGGAGGCGCTCACATTCCGCGCTATGTAACGAATCCAGGAAAACTTTTAAGCCTTTTTTTGTTTGTCTGTTTCAGGTGACCCGTCGTTACGAAGAACGACTCAGGACCGTGTACGCCCGCTCTAACAGCGCCGCCGTGAGTATACGTCTTCATAACCCTCGTGTGTCTTCTGATGCGTAAGGATCGCGTATGAGGTTTTTCACATGTAGACTCGGAAAATGTTTGGGTACCACCGAAGGTTTACTATAAAATACTGCCCCCTAAAGGTTCTGGTTTGTTCCATGACTCAATGTCTCACCCATAAGGGCCAAGATCAAATTCTTGATGAGAGCACAAATTTATCTTTTTTGTCGACTTTTTGTGGCAAGTAAACATGGTGGTAGCAGCTACCCACGACACAAAAATTGCTTGAAATGCTCTTTCGTAGCTATCACTGGCCAAGCTCTTGTGCCATATATTCATGCCAGACAGGAAACGAAAGGTGCTTAGAGTTAATATGAAGATTTCACTGCGTTTTGTGTCATTGCAAGGTTAATATGAGCTTGCCGTCATGCACGATAATTTTCTATAGTCTCAATGGTATGGATGTTACAATCGGACAGATCAGCGTCCATAAGAGTGCACAAATTTTGCTGTGTATTTTGTTTGGATGGATGCAGACAGCTTGCCCACCTTTATAGGTTTGTTTGCTTCCCTCTTTCCAGTTATAACTTTTTGCACGCTCAGGGGCAAGCACTTTGAACGACCTGTCCATCTTAAGAAACAAACGTCTCCAACTATCTGAACTGGTCTCATTCACTGACAGATCTACTTTGCTTGGCTGTCGTTAAACGAGTGGACGCGTCTCCTCTTTCAGAAAAGGCGAACTGGCACAAAGCCAGTTTTGCTGCCCAGGAGTTCTACTATAACCTCCTGAGCCTGCTCCGCAGCAAGAAGTATTGCCAATTAACCATCCCGCTTGTAATAACCCTGAACTAAATTATTATCTTTCCGTTGGCTATGACAAGCCCTCTtttcaaaacgctggcaccaGACTGAAACGTATGCGCATTTCCCTTGCCATCTCATTTTTGTTTGTAATCTCGATCTTTTGAAGGACTTCATCGCTTACCTTGGATATCTCCGGATTAAAAGATGAAAACTCTGCTCACGAGCTAATTAGAGAATGGTGCGGCTAGAACATATATTTTGCGGTTTCTTTTCTGTGGCCCAATTCCGACCCCACCTTACTTTGACATGAGAACAGCGGTCATTTAGACGTAATTTGCTGGTCAATATGTGAAGCGTAGTGATCGTCCACATCTCCACAACTATTCGTCAAAGCGCAACAACAAACCTCAGCCGCCACTTCTGCCCATACGAGCCATAACGTACTACCGCGTTCAATAAGAGTTGGCCTACACAGGTCAGTATTTTCGACTATAAACTAGGTAGTTGAACTATGTATTTTTGTTGAAAACAGAGTGTTTCCAGTAATTGGAACGGTGTACAGCATTTTTTCGTAGGCGCTTCCATGCTGCCATACTGCCACTGT harbors:
- the LOC119461588 gene encoding neprilysin, which encodes MLRWVRNDYSRHNPAPPAEVTTSSEASHSSRTPSTPPPQQQQRRERHRRVSRRSSTTEEGVSRDDSSNLVTKAHKLEYIRNIIGGGEGRTPFWPYASGAGYAYGTPTQYGSGGAAQSVVTGEFSAQTSSDAGTTPRYADEEDVSRNTTAADWEDSEMAAQKSDSVADTIVGSYPESGFDSVGGSELESDPGSHYGGDSAKGKSSTSGRRHSFAAVFLFVGSTFAVAVAFGLAAFFYSSSELSHRSSTEGRDIGSYEGGEEPVVFHAAGNVPARKKKTTPADEAAAAAAQRPSNVFLKNAHSGGAGLEEHMAPPVFGDEETSKPSTEKPRRRKKIAVWEGKRIYNSGGNGQNASTANPVATAPRETQARNVVPSSTKGIPAQATASRSGNEDSKAVSTRKVARRTARRAIVTTAKRRTRAVVTLGGPNRRFCETKVCERESVYLTSYLDWSVSPCDDFYSFVCNHWKNLHPEVGSSVDSLLVQKVEEDIYNAMTSQNRANNRLIKVQSLISACVHKPFTESHKTALVDFMGDLGLRGWPFQRDTKTLIDVWKSTSLLLRNLGLAVLVSVKVEPDPENDERYIIALGDPDVLIGQYGSQESALPEWYAMAVTSCFKVFTSGKYVDIARRVREFSARLAEATTDRGSEAFAANRFKLVQLKHHANLIQLLTFLFSNITVVHSRMKVLVKTENYFRDLRNVLHVTKGVDVLNYLGFRALLHISPLLPDQALEMASLQMKQLTGLRRINWPRWRRCIRMFERVTPAVFLHAYADVRQNVPNKDKVWSLLNDIQASFVLAINSAPWMSIDDKLMLRDRLSRIKIEVFHKFVAKRGHKHSPAEFVPDVQPGNVITVYRTLARQLMERRLTRIKLHRDPKVTRWKGSVFDTVPKFDRDSESIFVPMAMFDPAYMNDPESMLLQIPRVATKVIGALFAGIHHGNFPAGKMHWSVDTELGYHDVQKCLQRHYAAADANAASSLSGGVRLRTEKTTQFDVLESLSLLPAFKLFLKHVNKVNIEDYGLLTGLNTTVKQLFYILYTKGLCETTDANRRREQAEESVFRPPSDRANGPLRNSFRFPTFWECASDSPMNPNQKCTIWTS